In Solanum lycopersicum chromosome 5, SLM_r2.1, the following are encoded in one genomic region:
- the LOC138348955 gene encoding uncharacterized protein, with the protein MAAPPAPQEGASQTRPPLFNGKYYGWWKNCMMDHLIGENPDLWGVILDGLTIPMKTATDGITKILKERKEWNAEDKLAIQNNAKAKKILICGIGPDEYNRISSYQDAKAIWETLQTAHEGTTQVKKSKIDNLNRQYELFRIAEGETIQDMHTRFTSIINERRDSAQWKGSKKTLECPS; encoded by the coding sequence ATGGCAGCACCACCTGCCCCACAAGAGGGAGCTTCACAAACACGACCACCACTGTTCAATGGCAAATATTATGGATGGTGGAAAAATTGTATGATGGACCATCTTATTGGCGAAAACCCTGATCTATGGGGAGTAATTCTAGATGGTCTAACCATACCTATGAAAACCGCAACTGATGGAATCACCAAAATCctaaaggaaagaaaagaatggaatgCTGAAGACAAGCTTGCAATTCAAAACAATGCCAAAGCCAAGAAAATTCTGATATGTGGCATAGGACCAGACGAATACAATCGAATCTCGTCTTATCAAGATGCCAAAGCCATATGGGAAACACTACAAACCGCTCATGAGGGAACAACGCAAGTCAAGAAGTCtaaaattgataacttgaacAGGCAATATGAGCTGTTCAGGATAGCAGAAGGGGAGACTATTCAAGACATGCACACCAGGTTCACCTCCATCATTAATGAGAGGAGAGATAGTGCCCAATGGAAAGGCAGTAAGAAAACTCTTGAGTGTCCTTCCTGA
- the LOC101244376 gene encoding peroxidase 3 precursor, translating to MATFVYLCPLILMCMLVSSNAQLQQNFYAKSCPKAEKIILEYVHKHIPNAPSLAAALIRMHFHDCFVRGCDASVLLNFTSSTGNQTEKVGAPNLTLRGFSFIDNVKKIIEDECPGVVSCADIVALVARDSIVVTGGPSWSVPTGRRDGRISNASETLTDIPAPTSNFSTLQNDFAKKGLDLKDLVLLSGAHTIGISHCSSFSTRLYNFTGTFGTEDPSLDSEYAANLKANKCKSINDNTTIVEMDPGSFRTFDLSYYKLLLKRRGLFQSDAALTTSTTTKTYIEQLVAGSLKEFYAEFAQSMEKMGRIEVKTRSDGEIRKHCAVVNS from the exons ATGGCTACATTTGTGTATTTGTGTCCTTTAATATTGATGTGTATGTTAGTGTCTAGCAATGCTCAATTACAGCAAAACTTCTATGCCAAGAGTTGTCCAAAAGCAGAGAAGATCATTTTAGAGTATGTCCATAAACACATTCCAAATGCTCCATCTCTTGCTGCTGCCTTAATCAGAATGCATTTCCATGATTGCTTTGTCAGG GGATGTGATGCATCTGTGCTCTTGAATTTCACTTCAAGTACAGGAAACCAAACTGAAAAAGTTGGTGCTCCAAATTTAACACTTAGAGGTTTCTCATTCATTGATAATGTGAAGAAAATCATTGAAGATGAATGCCCTGGAGTTGTCTCTTGTGCTGATATTGTTGCCTTAGTTGCTAGAGACTCTATTGTCGTCACA GGAGGTCCTTCATGGAGTGTACCAACAGGAAGAAGAGATGGAAGAATCTCTAATGCTTCAGAAACCTTAACAGACATTCCAGCTCCAACTAGTAACTTTTCAACTCTCCAAAATGATTTTGCTAAGAAGGGTCTTGACCTTAAAGACTTGGTCCTATTATCTG GTGCTCACACTATTGGAATCTCTCATTGCTCGTCATTTTCAACGCGTTTGTACAATTTTACTGGAACTTTTGGTACTGAAGATCCATCTCTAGACAGTGAATATGCAGCTAATCTTAAGGCAAATAAATGTAAATCAATTAACGATAACACAACCATAGTTGAAATGGACCCAGGGAGTTTCAGGACATTTGATCTTAGCTATTACAAGCTTTTACTCAAAAGGAGAGGACTCTTCCAATCCGATGCAGCCCTAACAACAAGTACAACAACAAAGACATACATTGAACAACTTGTCGCGGGATCACTTAAAGAGTTTTATGCTGAATTTGCTCAATCAATGGAGAAAATGGGAAGAATTGAAGTTAAAACACGTTCTGATGGTGAAATTAGGAAGCATTGTGCTGTTGTGAATAGTTAA